A part of Aegilops tauschii subsp. strangulata cultivar AL8/78 chromosome 2, Aet v6.0, whole genome shotgun sequence genomic DNA contains:
- the LOC109749817 gene encoding uncharacterized protein: MRGVGGPLLTVSDLLSDLAVEGGDDHLDGGGDASVPSSPLAAHQVEEADPSELQRLFAEDYDNLMKSLQENDPSWPSLMLKLCRALKTSDKLLSCANVKAEQLLEKVEKLEHVLERGDRAVDSIIEVLQSMQLTEDHQTSKSNPPSK, from the exons ATGCGGGGAGTCGGAGGCCCACTGCTCACTGTCAGCGATCTCTTGAGCGACCTCGCCGTCGAAGGAGGCGACGACCACCTCGACGGCGGAGGCGACGCGTCTGTTCCCTCCTCCCCCTTGGCAGCGCATCAGGTGGAGGAAGCTGACCCCTCCGAGCTCCAGCGGCTCTTCGCG GAAGACTATGATAATTTGATGAAGTCGCTACAAGAGAATGACCCTTCGTGGCCTTCCCTGATGCTGAAG TTGTGCAGGGCGTTGAAGACTTCCGATAAGTTGCTGAGTTGCGCGAATGTGAAAGCTGAGCAGCTGCTAGAGAAGGTGGAGAAACTGGAGCATGTCTTAGAGAGGGGAGATCGTGCAGTGGATTCAATCATAGAGGTTCTTCAGAGCATGCAGCTCACCGAGGATCATCAGACCTCCAAATCGAACCCACCTAGCAAGTAG
- the LOC109749820 gene encoding putative lipid-transfer protein DIR1 has product MAKSRTMVAALLLVMAVSLAALEGVHGVCGMSNDEFKLCQPAAAVNNPTDSPSAECCAALGKANLSCICRYKGIAGIWLRMYHIDANRAMALPGKCGLTMPNNCS; this is encoded by the coding sequence ATGGCTAAGTCACGAACAATGGTTGCGGCATTGTTACTTGTCATGGCAGTGTCCCTCGCTGCATTAGAGGGTGTTCATGGCGTCTGCGGCATGTCAAATGATGAATTCAAGCTTTGCCAGCCCGCGGCGGCAGTGAATAACCCGACAGACAGTCCATCAGCTGAGTGTTGTGCTGCCCTTGGGAAGGCCAACCTATCATGCATCTGCCGCTACAAGGGCATCGCCGGCATATGGCTGAGAATGTATCACATCGATGCAAACCGCGCCATGGCGCTACCCGGTAAGTGCGGTCTCACCATGCCGAACAACTGCTCTTGA